The following proteins are co-located in the Carassius gibelio isolate Cgi1373 ecotype wild population from Czech Republic chromosome A9, carGib1.2-hapl.c, whole genome shotgun sequence genome:
- the stac3 gene encoding SH3 and cysteine-rich domain-containing protein 3 — MAQYDQLEDKDSLDIHDNPPAPDNVVKEDDNTVYFVYDEEVEEEEAPPPPTPEPVIQINDRPHKFKDHYCKKPKFCDVCARMIVLNNKFALRCKNCKTNIHHSCQSYVQFQRCFGKIPPGFRRAYSSPLYDQEINNPGQQNRSDPVFETLRVGVIMANKERKKGSEDKKNLLMMMMEEEEAQQPKEVEEAGEGKQDGDKKDKTAADDKNKKQQQTFSQSHYYMALYRFKAIEKDDLDFHPGDRITVLDDSNEEWWRGKIGEKTGYLPMNYIIRVRAGERVYKVTRSFVGNREMGQITLKKDQIVVKKGEEVNGYLKVSTGRKLGFFPADLLHEL; from the exons ATGGCTCAATATGACCA ACTCGAGGATAAAGATTCTCTGGATATTCATGATAACCCTCCTGCTCCAGACAATGTTGTAAAGGAGGACGACAACACT GTTTATTTTGTGTATGATGAAGAGGTTGAGGAAGAAGAGGCCCCTCCTCCTCCAACCCCTGAGCCTGTAATTCAGATCAATGACAGGCCACACAAATTTAAGGACCACTACTGCAAGAAACCCAAGTTTTGTGATGTCTGTGCACGAATGATTGTCC TCAATAATAAATTTgccttgcgctgtaaaaactgcAAGACCAACATTCACCACTCGTGCCAATCATAtgtgcagttccagagatgcttTGGGAAAATA CCTCCTGGATTTAGACGGGCATACAGCTCTCCTCTCTACGATCAAGAGATCAATAACCCTG GTCAGCAGAACCGCAGTGACCCGGTGTTTGAAACACTGAGAGTGGGTGTGATCATGGCCAATAAAGAGAGGAAGAAAGGCTCTGAGGACAAAAAGAAC ttgttgatgatgatgatggaggaggaggaAGCTCAACAACCGAAGGAGGTTGAAGAGGCTGGTGAAG GAAAGCAAGATGGAGACAAGAAAGACAAAACTGCAGCAGATGACAAG AACAAGAAGCAGCAGCAGACATTCAGTCAGTCTCACTATTATATGGCTTTGTATCGCTTTAAAGCCATCGAGAAAGATGACCTGGACTTCCA tccAGGAGATCGCATCACAGTGCTGGATGACTCCAATGAGGAGTggtggagg ggTAAGATTGGGGAGAAGACAGGATACTTGCCCATGAATTACATCATCAGGGTGCGAGCCGGTGAGAGGGTGTATAAAGTGACACGCTCCTTTGTTGGAAACAGAGAGATGGGCCAGATTACCCTGAAGAAAGATCAG ATTGTGGTGAAGAAAGGAGAGGAGGTGAATGGATATCTGAAGGTCAGCACTGGCCGCAAACTGGGCTTCTTCCCTGCTGACCTGCTACACGAGCTCTGA